The DNA sequence CTTAGAGATAAGCAATCTTGGTTTTAAGCTAAATAAAGTCCAACTTACAGTATTTGGATTGGTGAGGTTCCTTGCATCTGTCAGCCAGCTGCTTAAGTGATTATACGTACTTCTTCTGCAAAGAATCAAGTGAGTACAGTTTAAACTAcggtgttttttaaaatacgtAAGGGCCAACAGCACAGTCAGCATCCTTTAAACACACTAACATCTGCCATCCCTACTCTTCTCTCCATCCTCAAGAAGGACAAACCAGCAGCATCTTCTTTGGACTCACACCAAGGTTTCAACAAGTCAGCTTTAAACCCACAGAGCAACTCTTACACCACAGGTGGGAAGACAGACCAATTCACACTTCTGGCACATGGTAGTTTTACCATCTTCACAAGGGCAATATTTATATTGTTTTGTGTAGAACACATTAAAGGATTTCCTGTCAACTACTCTTACGGAACACTGTACAGTGGAATAGCATTTTGGTAACAAACAGCACATAAGATTATTTATGTTTTGCTCAAGATTTAAGCGAACAGAAGATATACCTgtatatgcagaaaaaaagaggtgcttaaagaaaatcaagaaCAGCCCCAGAGGAAGATGGGAGACGTGTGAAAGCAGAAGTATTTCATGTTACACATCTGATTAATTATTCTTTTAGCAGCATCTTTAATTTTCATCTATGAAAAGAAGGGAGGACAGCTTCTATGCAGCCTCATTTTGTTGGAGGACTAGCCCATGAAGAGGCCCAGAAGTCAGACTTCTCCGACGCTCTCATCCATACAGTCTGCTACACACGTTTACATAGCCCCCTGCAACAGAGGTAATATTCTGTCCTGTGCCTGCTCCAAGAACATTCCTGCCAGGTAAGCAGCAGTATTCGTTGCCTCCCAGAAGGGAGAAATCCATGCACTGAAGAGCAGATTTTTAAGTGCAAAGCCTGTTCTTTAGACAACTTCAGCACAGGCAGCCAAGGCCTGATATGGTAAGATCCTCAGGTCTGTCAGCAGTGAAGTTTTCCAAGAAAAGCAGCTCACATAATTCCctatgtttcattttcagctctGTAAATACTTAAAGTATTTAGATAAAGAAGCGTGGTAAGCTTCACACAACAGGGTACAAATCCATCCAGACAGAGACAGAGTCCTTTAAATCTAAGTCGAGGGGACAGACAAGACAGCACATGTAAGGCTGTGGTACCCAAACAGcttgtcacacacacacacacagagctacGATACAAGATGTACCAGTCCCCAGCACCTCACCTGGTAATGTCGTACACCATgagagctcctgctgctcctctgtaGTAGCTTCGTGTGACAGCCCTGAATCGCTCTTGTCCTGCTGTATCCCAAATCTGTAGTTTAATTTTTTGGCCACTAACTTCAATTATTCTTGtgccaaattcaacaccaatTGTGTGGGGACAGTCCGCCATAACTGTCATGAAAAATAAGAGCAAAGATCAGATCTTTCTAGTACGAGGTTGCCTTCCTACAAAGATATTACTATCACCAGTTTTCAGTTATCTTTAATAGATTTTCAGTCtctaagaaagcatttttacagCTACAGTACCCAAACTGTATCACTTaaccagaaataaaatgaagtatttcCTCAACTGCTGttagttttaaaaacagttataAAATTCCTTGCCTTCTCTGATGCATGTACACTGATGCTGTTTGGCCATATATATCAGAAGGTATCAAGGCAGTTGATTCTCAGTCTATCCTTGCAGAAACGGTTAACTATTTTAatgcagtaggaaaaaataacttttaggGAATTACCAAGATACAGTAAAAGTCTGTAACACGACTTCAAAAACAAACATCCAAGTTGTTTCAGACAGGGTAACAGCATGACTGTCCACAGGAAAATGCCAGTTTCATAAGTAGCTATCAACACAGCAAGTCAAAATCCAAAAGACAATTTCTAGTTATAATTAGCTCATCTTTAAGAAAGatcaagaaaatacagaaaggatGAGTACCTATTCAAGCTATGTACAGTTAGTGACAGTCTTGTAGTAGAGGTGTTTGGCATGTTAGCTTGTTCGGTTGTACCGCTTCAACTTAACACTGACAGACTAAGAACAAGACACATCCTCATCAAGAATTTGACCATATGCAAAGTAGTATTTAAACAATTGCCTGATCCTGGATTTTGattaaaagcaagttaaaaaaaaaaatcctatttttacTAGAGCACAGGAACATTTTAAACTGTAGCTTGTACCCACTTATTGCCGCATCTTGAGTAGCACATGGTAAAGACTAACTTTGTACTAATAAATACCTACAGACTTATCCATTGAGTGTGAGCTACATGGGAAGTCGTAAGAGCTAGTAGCGGCTGCAATCTCCAATGCAACACTCATTAAGAACTGAAGCTAATTCTTAATTAGTCATGATAGCATACATGAAAAACATTATAGTTGAGACAGACTGCAGAAAGCTTTAGACACCATCACACAGGGCAGCCCGAGTGTCATGAGTCACAGCAGCTACGGAGAATGACAGAGCTACGTAAAGTGTGCAAACAAAGactcaaagacaaaaaagaaacctttttttctttgagtgcTTAAAAGCACTAAAAACCTCCCAACTGCTTGCAGTTCAAGCTACACCAATACTGAAAACATGCAGGTTTCAGGCAAGAAATTTCACTTTGTTCCGTATCAAAATTCCCCGGAAAAGCTGTAAAACTAGACATGGTCTTCCCACTCATCACAGGTAGGATTGACTGAAGCAGCAGTTTTGCCATTGCTACATCAACGTTTTGTTTCCACATCTGCAGGAAGTCAAGCCAAAAATCTGACTAAGTACAATAAAACCCATACAGATTAAGACAGATGCCACATCAAGCTCATGCATGACAGAAgcaaaaaggcaggaaagagaGATGAAGCATACCAGTTAGAATAAATATTGTGAATTGAAATACTCacacttcttttctgtaaatTGATGAAGCAAACAGGACTTTCCTACACCCATGTCCCCTGTTACAGAAAGAATAGTTAAGGCTGACACCACATCATTGTTGTAACAAGCACGTTTTCTTCACTCCACACAACAAAGGGTACAGAGACAGGCAGCTGTTCCCTTCTCAGGCCTAGTGGGCAATGTTTGATACCTGGCTACGGTCCTTAAATTTATCAACTTTTGCACTATAGTTTTGGTAACAGGTACAGGGTTGCAAGCAAGGGTGGAGCAGAAAACTCAAAAGAGAAGTTAACTGTATTACTAATTTTACAACTGTATTTTACAAGGTTATGAGAAGTAGACCTGTAAgaaactgaaatgtaaaaatacacCTTTTGAGTGTTTGTCCTGCTCCTGTCTTACTTGCAATGACTGGTAAGGACATCAGAAACACTGACAACCAACCAGAGCGCACTAAGAAATTGCTTCACTTCCACTGATCCACTTACACAATGCTAATAGTGAAAAATAGCAAGATCTTTTAAGAACCAACTTTTCCACAAGCTGAAGCTGTCACAGCAGCCTGACTTACAAACCATTACAATAAGATTGCAAATCACTTACACCTACACAAGATCATTAGGAATGAAACAATTAACAGCAAGACCAGTTCTTCCAGGATAGTAATAAATGCAATCAAGTCCCTGACTCTAAACAGCCAAAGAAGCTGCAGCTAAATGCAacatttaaacacaaaaatatagCCTGACAGAGGATTAGAAGCCTGTCTAAAGCAATAGATTCCAATTAATACTTGTGTCCAACATAGATTCTAAAACCTTTGAGACTAATGATGCCAGGCAGTCAAAGAGCTACAGCAAATCTGAATCAACAGAACATCCCAGTTGTGGTGACTCccatttcagtttttttcccccccattccCACTGGATTTAGcaatttttctaaatataaacTTGATTTGGGGAGAAAGGGACCAGAGGCACATGTTTTtagaatgccttttttttcctactgctaTGCAGAGGGCCAAGCGTTATGGCCCTAACAGTGAAGATATGCAAGAATACTTAAGTATGTATGTCAAGAAGAACGGTTATTTTTAACAGTAACTCAGCGATAAAGTGAACTCAATACAGGCACTGGTACTTGCCCCACTCCCAGTTCACCTGCCACCAATCACAGAGCTATAATTCTGTCACACTCAGAATTACAAAGTGGCACACAAAGGCATTTGCCTTTATATTGTCAGCTGCTAAAGCTTTAGCGCAAGTGTGGTGATCTGTGAGGGACTGAGGTTGGACAAGTAACTACTGAAAGTATCTCTACTATACAGCAAGTAGCACGCAAGAGAAGTCAGCGACAGTAGAGCCACAGGGTTTGTAGGTAGGCTGTCACACATATACACATTGACATAAACAGGTATGTGCCCAGTGATACTTACCAATAATGATGTACTTAAAGATGTAGGAATAGTTGTAAGGTGCAGTTGCCATTGTGgcactaaaacaaaaaaatagaacaCATCAGAACTGCTACTTGTTCACCAAACTCCACCCAATTAATCCAATTTAGTTTatataagcaaacaaaacccccttccccttcctctccccccccaaCTATCCTTTCATTCACAGTTCAAGTTTGTATACTTGCCCCCCAGCCACTGAATTAGTGCCAGAGACATTCAGCAAAACTCCTACATCAATTGCTCTGAACCCCTCTCAGTAAGGCCTCTAAGTAGAAACATGCTCTGCGTAGTACTGATACTCATTAAGTCTTTCTGTATaaaactgaaagctgttgaaagGCTCCAGTAGCTTTTTGCTTTGTACAGAGTCACTGAGTAGACCAGCACTCGCTAGCCAAACAGCTGATACatgaactgaaaataaaatctgactccaaaagaaaaagctgaagaggTTTAACAAAACTAGCAATTTGGAACCTGCAACAGGAACAAAGGAAACAGTCCAGCTTACATCAAACACCTAAGAATTACTCAAAAGAATGCTGTAGTAGCCTTAACTGGGGTCTGGACTACTACATTTCCACGTCACAGAAGTGGTACAAGCCACAAATCAGATGTTCAGGAAGTTAGTTAACATCTCTGTGGCTTTGTCAGCATCCTAGCTTTACAGCAAGGCTtagcagtttctcttttttaaccAATAGTCAAAATTAGACTGGGGCAAGTACTTCCAATATTCCAGAGTTTTCTTATGCTTTCCTAGATGTAGGAGGAATTACAACTGGCTTCAGCTGAGTAAACCTGCAAGGAGCAATAGCTGACTTGCCAACTAATATGTCAGTTAACCAGAATTAGAAGTCTACACAGCTCAGATATTGCCAGTTAACATAAAGGATGCAAAATGCCTGCTTTTGTCCCACGTTTTAAGTTAAACTAGATATAAGGTGATCAGTTAAGCAAGTGGAAAATTTCTGCTAGGAAttcaccattttctttcctggtcCTGCACGGCAGATAGCCAGCCATCAGAAAAACACGGTACTTTTTATAAGGAACACTGCTTTAGCCTAGAAAGATTTTCAGTCATGTGTCATTCACATGACAAATGAAACCGGTACtgtagagaaataaaaatgcaggaaaGCTTACAAGCCTGTAgctttttccaaaagcaaagtGTTGTTTCCTCAACCACAATTAATCTGTAACACTGTAGTTGTAAGAAAGAAGGTGACTGACAACA is a window from the Gavia stellata isolate bGavSte3 chromosome 24, bGavSte3.hap2, whole genome shotgun sequence genome containing:
- the RAB14 gene encoding ras-related protein Rab-14 is translated as MATAPYNYSYIFKYIIIGDMGVGKSCLLHQFTEKKFMADCPHTIGVEFGTRIIEVSGQKIKLQIWDTAGQERFRAVTRSYYRGAAGALMVYDITRRSTYNHLSSWLTDARNLTNPNTVIILIGNKADLEAQRDVTYEEAKQFAEENGLLFLEASAKTGENVEDAFLEAAKKIYQNIQDGSLDLNAAESGVQHKPSAPQGGRLTSEPQPQREGCGC